One window from the genome of Bacillus rossius redtenbacheri isolate Brsri chromosome 12, Brsri_v3, whole genome shotgun sequence encodes:
- the LOC134537438 gene encoding ras-related GTP-binding protein A isoform X2, which yields MKKKVLLMGKSGSGKTSMRSIIFANYIARDTRRLGATIDVEHSHVRFLGNLVLNLWDCGGQEAFMENYFASQRDNIFRNVEVLIYVFDVESRELEKDIHYYQNCLEAIVQNSPEAKVFCLVHKMDLVQEDQRDLIFQEREDDLKRLSRPLECNCFRTSIWDETLYKAWSAIVYMLIPNVKELEQSLNHFANIIDADEVLLFERATFLVISNCQRRPHRDTHRFEKQAGRAVPEHGGAQLRDLSLHRHLHLQHLRHGRHVRSTHTFRSNSGQHQKCKEAL from the exons ATGAAGAAAAAG GTGTTGTTGATGGGGAAGAGCGGATCGGGCAAGACTTCGATGCGCTCCATCATCTTCGCCAACTACATAGCCCGAGACACGCGGCGGCTGGGGGCTACAA TCGATGTGGAGCACTCGCACGTCCGGTTCCTGGGCAACTTGGTGCTCAACCTGTGGGACTGCGGAGG GCAGGAGGCGTTCATGGAGAACTACTTCGCGAGCCAGCGTGACAACATCTTCCGCAACGTGGAGGTGCTGATCTACGTGTTCGACGTGGAGAGCCGGGAGCTGGAGAAGGACATCCACTACTACCAGAACTGCCTGGAGGCCATCGTCCAGAACTCGCCCGAGGCGAAGGTGTTCTGCCTCGTCCACAAGATGGACCTGGTGCAGGAGGACCAGCGAGATCTG ATATTCCAGGAACGCGAGGATGACCTCAAGAGACTGTCTCGGCCCCTGGAGTGCAATTGCTTCCGGACCTCTATCTGGGACGAGACGCTGTACAAG GCCTGGTCGGCGATAGTGTACATGCTGATCCCGAACGTGAAGGAGCTGGAGCAGAGCCTGAACCACTTCGCCAACATCATCGACGCTGACGAGGTGCTGCTGTTCGAGCGCGCCACCTTCCTGGTGATCTCCAACTGCCAGCGCCGCCCGCACCGTGACACGCACCGCTTCGAGAAG CAAGCTGGCCGCGCAGTTCCAGAGCATGGAGGTGCGCAACTCCGTGATCTCAGCCTTCATAGACATCTTCACCTCCAACACCTACGTCATGGTCGTCATGTCCGATCCACTCATAC cttcagAAGCAACTCTGGTCAACATCAGAAATGCAAAGAAGCACTTTGA
- the LOC134537438 gene encoding ras-related GTP-binding protein A isoform X1: MKKKVLLMGKSGSGKTSMRSIIFANYIARDTRRLGATIDVEHSHVRFLGNLVLNLWDCGGQEAFMENYFASQRDNIFRNVEVLIYVFDVESRELEKDIHYYQNCLEAIVQNSPEAKVFCLVHKMDLVQEDQRDLIFQEREDDLKRLSRPLECNCFRTSIWDETLYKAWSAIVYMLIPNVKELEQSLNHFANIIDADEVLLFERATFLVISNCQRRPHRDTHRFEKVSNIIKQFKLSCSKLAAQFQSMEVRNSVISAFIDIFTSNTYVMVVMSDPLIPSEATLVNIRNAKKHFEKLERVSQSQSALAK; encoded by the exons ATGAAGAAAAAG GTGTTGTTGATGGGGAAGAGCGGATCGGGCAAGACTTCGATGCGCTCCATCATCTTCGCCAACTACATAGCCCGAGACACGCGGCGGCTGGGGGCTACAA TCGATGTGGAGCACTCGCACGTCCGGTTCCTGGGCAACTTGGTGCTCAACCTGTGGGACTGCGGAGG GCAGGAGGCGTTCATGGAGAACTACTTCGCGAGCCAGCGTGACAACATCTTCCGCAACGTGGAGGTGCTGATCTACGTGTTCGACGTGGAGAGCCGGGAGCTGGAGAAGGACATCCACTACTACCAGAACTGCCTGGAGGCCATCGTCCAGAACTCGCCCGAGGCGAAGGTGTTCTGCCTCGTCCACAAGATGGACCTGGTGCAGGAGGACCAGCGAGATCTG ATATTCCAGGAACGCGAGGATGACCTCAAGAGACTGTCTCGGCCCCTGGAGTGCAATTGCTTCCGGACCTCTATCTGGGACGAGACGCTGTACAAG GCCTGGTCGGCGATAGTGTACATGCTGATCCCGAACGTGAAGGAGCTGGAGCAGAGCCTGAACCACTTCGCCAACATCATCGACGCTGACGAGGTGCTGCTGTTCGAGCGCGCCACCTTCCTGGTGATCTCCAACTGCCAGCGCCGCCCGCACCGTGACACGCACCGCTTCGAGAAGGTGTCCAACATCATCAAGCAGTTCAAGCTCAGCTGCAG CAAGCTGGCCGCGCAGTTCCAGAGCATGGAGGTGCGCAACTCCGTGATCTCAGCCTTCATAGACATCTTCACCTCCAACACCTACGTCATGGTCGTCATGTCCGATCCACTCATAC cttcagAAGCAACTCTGGTCAACATCAGAAATGCAAAGAAGCACTTTGAGAAACTGGAGCGAGTCAGTCAATCCCAGAGCGCTCTGGCCAAGTGA